AGAGTATCCCTTTGAAATCTTTCCATATATCACTGGAGTAAACAAGATGTGTGTAATTTGTCGTACCTATTTCGCGTCAAGCGAGATATGGGTAATTTACTTTGAAGAGTCAATTTTTCCAATCGGTTCCTGGATTGAAAAGCTATAATTGACGCAAGTAATTTTGTAGGACCCAGGCCGGATGCTACTGGTTATGCGGACAAGCTGCAGGGGGATGACCGGATAGTCCTCTCCGTCCGGCCGGGGATCACCGGACCGGCGACATTGAAATACCGGGATGAAGAGGAGATATTGGCCAGGCAGGATGATCCGGAGAGATACAACCGGGAGGTCATCTGGCCGGATAAGGTGCGCTTAAACCGGGAATATGTGCGGAACTGGTCCTTTTGGAAGGATGTGAAATATATTTGGCAGACAGTGGTTCACTGAACATGGGAAGAGAAGAGTATGGCCCACGAAACACTCGAAAAAAGAATGCTGATGTAATACAGATCGCCTTGGCGATCTGTATTAAGCTTTCGTGCCATTTCGCGTGGTTCGCCTGCCCCGTGAAACCCTCTTTAGTTTCACCGGGGTGGGCAGACGTTCTTTTTTTATTATAATGGATATAAAGCGATTTCCTCAACTTGTGTAAAATTTTTCCGATTGAAAGTGGCTATTTGAAGGAATCCTCGTCAATAGCATAAACCAAAATATTT
The window above is part of the Desulfovermiculus halophilus DSM 18834 genome. Proteins encoded here:
- a CDS encoding sugar transferase, with translation MDASNFVGPRPDATGYADKLQGDDRIVLSVRPGITGPATLKYRDEEEILARQDDPERYNREVIWPDKVRLNREYVRNWSFWKDVKYIWQTVVH